A single genomic interval of Mycolicibacterium sp. MU0053 harbors:
- a CDS encoding cytochrome P450, translating into MSDSTTIDGDAALLADPQAYTNEERLHSALTRLRATAPVSYVEVPDYAPFWAITKHADIMEIERANDIFTNSPRPVLITREGDEQQAAVGIRTLIHMDDPEHRDFRAIGANWFRPKAMRALQDRADELAKRFVDQMVEAGPECDFVQQVAVNYPLYMIMSLLGVPEQDFASMLRWTQEMFGNDDDEFKRGESKEEQMVALLEMFQYFTELTASRRAKPTEDLGSAIANATINGEPLSDIETVSYFAIVAAAGHDTTSASISGGMHALIENPDQMAKLKADPGLMPLAVEEMIRWTTPVKEFMRTAQQDYEIRGVRIPAGDSVLLSYVSGNRDEEIFDEPFVFDVARDPNKHISFGYGVHFCLGAALARMEVNSFFTELLPRLKSVQLTGPAEHVATTFVGGLKHLPLRYDLA; encoded by the coding sequence ATGAGCGATTCGACCACGATCGATGGGGACGCGGCGCTGCTCGCCGACCCGCAGGCATACACGAACGAGGAACGACTGCACTCCGCGCTGACGCGCTTGCGCGCCACCGCCCCGGTCTCCTACGTCGAAGTGCCCGACTACGCGCCGTTCTGGGCCATCACCAAGCACGCCGACATCATGGAGATCGAGCGGGCCAACGACATCTTCACCAACTCGCCCCGACCGGTGCTCATCACCAGGGAGGGCGACGAGCAGCAGGCCGCGGTGGGGATCCGGACCCTGATCCATATGGATGACCCGGAGCACCGCGACTTCCGTGCCATCGGGGCCAATTGGTTTCGGCCCAAGGCGATGCGGGCGCTGCAGGATCGTGCCGACGAGTTGGCCAAGCGGTTCGTGGACCAGATGGTCGAGGCGGGCCCGGAGTGCGACTTCGTCCAGCAGGTCGCGGTGAACTATCCGCTGTACATGATCATGTCGCTGCTTGGGGTGCCCGAGCAGGACTTCGCCTCGATGCTGCGCTGGACCCAGGAGATGTTCGGCAACGACGACGACGAGTTCAAGCGTGGTGAGTCCAAGGAAGAACAGATGGTGGCGCTGCTGGAGATGTTCCAGTACTTCACCGAGTTGACCGCGTCCCGGCGGGCGAAGCCCACCGAAGATCTGGGCTCGGCGATCGCCAACGCGACCATCAACGGCGAACCGCTCTCCGACATCGAGACCGTGTCCTACTTCGCGATCGTGGCCGCCGCCGGCCACGACACCACCAGCGCCAGCATCTCCGGGGGCATGCACGCGCTGATCGAAAACCCGGACCAGATGGCGAAACTCAAGGCCGATCCGGGCCTGATGCCATTGGCCGTCGAGGAAATGATCCGCTGGACCACGCCGGTCAAGGAGTTCATGCGCACTGCGCAGCAGGACTATGAGATCCGCGGGGTGCGCATCCCCGCCGGGGATTCGGTGCTGTTGTCCTATGTCTCCGGCAACCGGGACGAGGAGATCTTCGACGAGCCCTTCGTTTTCGATGTGGCCCGAGACCCGAACAAGCACATCTCGTTTGGGTACGGCGTGCACTTCTGTCTCGGCGCTGCGCTGGCCCGGATGGAGGTCAACAGCTTCTTCACCGAACTGCTGCCGCGGCTGAAGTCCGTGCAACTGACCGGGCCGGCTGAACACGTCGCCACCACGTTCGTCGGCGGCCTCAAGCACCTGCCGCTGCGCTACGACCTGGCCTGA
- a CDS encoding alpha/beta hydrolase: MAELTRRAVLRLAMGAAAGAAGAYTVGHAATSAPSHATIGAPSAPLAPAAPLAPPVAPAAAPTMVTGSFASAARGVTTTWAIARPPGQTIPLRPVIALHGKDSSAASVMAGGVEQGLAQAVDAGLPPFAVVAVDGGDSYWHRRASGEDAGAMVLDELIPLLDSQGLDTARVAFLGWSMGGYGALLLGARLGPARTAAIAAVSPALWRSAGAAAPGAFDGPEDFAANSVFGLPALGSIPIRVDCGTSDPFYAATQDFVAQLPNPPAGGFSPGGHNASFWNAQLPAQLSWLAPLLTA; encoded by the coding sequence ATGGCAGAGTTGACCCGCCGGGCCGTTCTGCGCCTCGCGATGGGTGCTGCCGCGGGCGCTGCCGGCGCCTACACCGTCGGGCACGCCGCCACTTCTGCCCCATCGCACGCGACGATCGGCGCACCGTCAGCCCCGCTGGCACCAGCCGCACCGCTGGCCCCGCCCGTTGCCCCGGCTGCCGCTCCGACCATGGTGACCGGGTCGTTTGCGTCGGCCGCGCGCGGGGTCACCACCACTTGGGCGATCGCCCGGCCGCCGGGTCAGACCATCCCGCTGCGGCCCGTCATCGCGCTGCACGGCAAGGACAGCAGTGCGGCGTCGGTGATGGCCGGCGGGGTCGAGCAGGGGTTGGCCCAGGCGGTCGACGCCGGCCTGCCGCCGTTCGCGGTGGTCGCGGTCGACGGCGGCGACAGCTACTGGCACCGGCGCGCCTCGGGCGAGGACGCCGGTGCGATGGTGCTCGACGAGTTGATCCCCCTGCTGGACTCCCAGGGCCTGGACACCGCGCGGGTGGCCTTCCTGGGCTGGTCCATGGGCGGCTACGGTGCGCTGTTGCTCGGTGCCCGGCTGGGACCGGCGCGGACCGCGGCGATCGCGGCCGTCAGCCCGGCACTATGGCGATCGGCCGGCGCGGCCGCCCCCGGTGCGTTCGACGGCCCCGAGGACTTCGCCGCCAACAGCGTGTTCGGGTTGCCGGCCCTGGGTTCGATCCCGATCCGCGTCGACTGCGGCACCTCGGACCCGTTCTACGCGGCCACCCAGGACTTCGTCGCCCAGCTACCGAACCCGCCCGCCGGCGGCTTCTCCCCCGGCGGCCACAACGCGTCGTTCTGGAATGCCCAACTGCCCGCGCAGCTTTCGTGGCTGGCCCCCTTGCTCACCGCCTGA
- the aqpZ gene encoding aquaporin Z has translation MSPPTMFHRLSAEFVGTFWLVLGGCGSAVFAAKFMSDDISVGIGFLGVALAFGLTVLTGVYAFGTISGGHFNPAVTLGAALAGRVEWKAVPGYWIVQVIGGLVGGLVIYLIASGREGFDPVGNMAANGYGDNSPGGYSLVAVLIAEVVLTAIFLLVILGSTDDRAPKGFAGLSIGLSLTLIHLISIPISNTSVNPARSTGVAFFNADGAPGQLWVFWLAPLVGAAVAGIAYPYLFGRAEKLADRPVRDDALEAAKPQTDTTRR, from the coding sequence ATGTCCCCACCCACGATGTTCCACCGGCTCAGCGCCGAGTTCGTCGGCACGTTCTGGCTGGTGCTCGGTGGTTGCGGCAGCGCCGTGTTCGCCGCCAAGTTCATGTCCGACGACATCTCCGTCGGCATCGGATTCCTGGGGGTGGCACTGGCGTTCGGGCTCACGGTACTCACCGGGGTGTACGCCTTCGGCACGATCTCGGGTGGGCACTTCAATCCCGCGGTCACCCTCGGCGCCGCGCTCGCCGGCCGGGTCGAATGGAAAGCGGTTCCCGGCTATTGGATTGTGCAGGTGATCGGCGGTCTGGTCGGCGGTCTCGTCATCTACCTGATCGCGTCGGGCCGGGAGGGCTTCGATCCGGTGGGCAACATGGCTGCCAACGGTTACGGCGACAACTCGCCGGGTGGCTACTCGTTGGTCGCGGTGCTCATCGCCGAGGTCGTGCTCACCGCGATCTTCCTGCTGGTGATCCTCGGCTCCACCGACGATCGCGCCCCGAAAGGGTTCGCCGGCCTGTCGATCGGTTTGTCACTGACCCTGATTCACCTGATCTCCATTCCGATCTCCAACACCTCGGTCAACCCGGCCCGCAGTACGGGCGTGGCGTTCTTCAACGCCGACGGCGCACCCGGTCAGCTCTGGGTGTTCTGGCTCGCCCCGCTGGTGGGCGCCGCCGTCGCCGGAATCGCCTACCCGTACCTCTTCGGCCGCGCCGAGAAGCTCGCGGACCGGCCGGTGCGCGATGATGCGCTCGAAGCGGCTAAGCCCCAAACTGATACGACGCGGCGGTGA
- a CDS encoding acyl-CoA carboxylase subunit beta — protein MTEKRRAPATPANSAAWDETLADLERRRERSRAMGGPDRLAAHRGAGKLDARTRIRHLLDPGSFQELGTLAGGEVAADGIVVGSGEVNGAPIMVGAEDFTTVAGTIGAGSNSKRHRIAELALRNRIPLVMLLEGAGFRPGKHGGRSPTDLLAQAQCSGLVPTAAAVLGPSAGHGALVAPVCDFRIMSRHGAIFTAGPPVVKEATGEAISKEDLGGPEVALPSGVVHNLVDDDASALDAIRRYLSYFPSSAWSYPPSRPTGDDTAPRTTPELLEIVPRDNRRVYDMRSVLDAVFDDPDWFEVQPGFGRGIVCALAHLGGHPVAVVANQPQVMAGSIDAEAADKATHFIMVADAFHLPIIFLADNPGMLPGSRSERDGVLLSGARMFTAQTTATTVKLHLTLRKAYGFGSMVMSLLVFDGQVATFGYPGATMGAMSAGALTRAAKTDAALSDQLHDAELQASFNSAENLGFDELIDPRETRTALLGALQRGLHRRQIAAAPVTRTAILP, from the coding sequence ATGACCGAAAAACGGCGTGCCCCGGCGACGCCCGCGAACTCGGCGGCCTGGGACGAAACGCTGGCCGACCTCGAGCGGCGCCGCGAGCGCTCCCGCGCGATGGGCGGACCCGACCGGCTCGCCGCGCACCGCGGCGCGGGCAAGCTCGATGCCCGCACGCGCATCCGGCACCTGCTGGACCCGGGCAGCTTTCAGGAACTCGGGACGCTGGCGGGCGGCGAGGTCGCCGCCGACGGCATCGTCGTCGGGTCGGGGGAGGTCAATGGCGCCCCGATCATGGTCGGCGCCGAAGACTTCACCACGGTGGCCGGCACCATCGGCGCGGGCAGCAACTCCAAGCGTCATCGGATCGCGGAGTTGGCGCTGCGCAACAGGATTCCGTTGGTGATGCTGCTGGAGGGCGCCGGTTTCCGGCCCGGCAAGCACGGCGGCAGATCACCGACGGACCTGCTGGCCCAGGCCCAATGCTCGGGCCTGGTCCCGACCGCGGCAGCCGTGCTGGGCCCCTCGGCCGGCCACGGCGCCCTCGTCGCCCCGGTCTGCGACTTCCGGATCATGAGCCGGCACGGCGCGATCTTCACCGCGGGCCCGCCGGTGGTCAAGGAGGCCACCGGCGAAGCGATCTCCAAGGAGGACCTCGGCGGTCCTGAGGTGGCGCTGCCCAGCGGCGTGGTCCACAACCTCGTCGACGACGACGCCTCGGCGCTGGACGCCATTCGGCGGTACCTGTCCTATTTCCCGTCCAGCGCCTGGTCCTATCCCCCGTCCCGGCCGACGGGCGACGACACCGCCCCGCGGACCACCCCGGAGTTGCTCGAGATCGTTCCCCGCGACAACCGCCGCGTCTACGACATGCGCTCGGTGCTCGACGCGGTCTTCGACGACCCGGACTGGTTCGAGGTGCAGCCGGGCTTCGGCCGCGGAATCGTGTGCGCGCTGGCACATCTGGGCGGGCATCCCGTTGCGGTGGTGGCGAATCAACCGCAGGTGATGGCGGGCTCGATCGATGCCGAAGCCGCCGACAAGGCCACTCACTTCATCATGGTCGCCGACGCGTTCCACCTCCCGATCATCTTCCTGGCCGACAATCCTGGCATGCTGCCCGGCAGCCGGTCCGAGCGCGATGGCGTATTACTCAGCGGCGCACGGATGTTCACCGCGCAGACCACGGCAACCACCGTCAAGCTGCACCTGACCCTGCGCAAGGCGTATGGGTTCGGCTCGATGGTGATGTCGCTGTTGGTATTCGACGGTCAGGTCGCGACGTTCGGCTATCCCGGGGCGACGATGGGCGCAATGAGCGCCGGCGCTCTTACCCGGGCCGCCAAGACGGACGCCGCGCTGTCCGACCAACTGCACGACGCCGAATTGCAGGCCTCGTTCAACTCGGCCGAGAACCTCGGCTTCGACGAACTCATCGACCCCCGCGAAACCCGCACCGCATTGCTCGGTGCGCTGCAGCGGGGGCTGCACCGCCGACAGATCGCGGCCGCACCGGTCACGCGCACCGCGATCCTGCCTTGA
- a CDS encoding LLM class F420-dependent oxidoreductase, which produces MPGRLKIDRGIPSQLDRVADVARAHEQAGYDGCWTGEINHDPFLPLTLAAEHTTSLELGTSIAVAFARNPMTVANVGWDLQTYSRGRFILGLGAQVQAHIEKRFGMPWSRPVARMAEFVAALHAIWSCWHTGERLSFEGEFYTHKLMTPMFTPEPSQHPIPKVFIAAVGAAMTELTGAVADGLLVHAFTTRRYLEEITEPALTRGLQRSGRSRSEFEVSSPVFVVTGRDDAEMTAAASAFRKQIAFYGSTPAYWKVLDLHGWGDLQPELRRLSLAGQWDAMADVVDDEVLSAFAVVAPIDSVGAVLAQRCSGVIDRVLPGFPAGTPEPVIAAVLDEVRATCQRTPVAQHGD; this is translated from the coding sequence ATGCCGGGGCGCCTGAAGATCGACCGCGGAATCCCCAGCCAACTCGACCGCGTAGCCGATGTCGCACGCGCACATGAGCAGGCTGGCTACGACGGCTGCTGGACCGGCGAGATCAACCACGACCCGTTCCTGCCGTTGACGCTGGCCGCCGAGCACACCACCTCGCTCGAGTTGGGCACCAGCATTGCCGTCGCGTTCGCGCGCAACCCGATGACCGTCGCCAACGTGGGCTGGGATCTGCAGACCTATTCCCGCGGCCGGTTCATCCTCGGGCTGGGCGCCCAGGTGCAGGCCCACATCGAGAAGCGGTTCGGCATGCCGTGGAGTCGACCGGTCGCGCGGATGGCGGAATTCGTTGCGGCGCTGCACGCCATCTGGTCGTGCTGGCACACCGGGGAGCGACTCAGCTTCGAGGGCGAGTTCTACACGCACAAGCTGATGACGCCGATGTTCACCCCCGAGCCGTCGCAGCATCCGATCCCCAAGGTGTTCATCGCCGCCGTCGGCGCCGCGATGACGGAATTGACCGGGGCTGTCGCCGACGGTCTGTTGGTGCATGCCTTCACCACCCGCCGGTACCTCGAGGAGATCACCGAACCGGCGCTGACCCGCGGCCTGCAGCGGAGCGGCAGGAGCCGCTCCGAGTTCGAGGTGTCCAGCCCCGTCTTCGTCGTCACCGGCCGCGACGACGCCGAAATGACGGCGGCCGCATCGGCATTCCGCAAGCAGATCGCGTTCTACGGGTCCACGCCGGCCTACTGGAAGGTGCTGGACCTGCACGGCTGGGGGGACCTGCAGCCCGAACTGCGGCGACTCTCGCTGGCCGGGCAGTGGGACGCGATGGCCGACGTCGTCGACGACGAGGTGCTCAGCGCGTTCGCCGTGGTCGCGCCGATCGACTCGGTCGGCGCGGTGTTGGCGCAGCGCTGCAGCGGTGTGATCGACCGGGTGCTGCCGGGATTTCCGGCCGGCACCCCGGAGCCGGTGATCGCGGCGGTTCTCGACGAGGTGCGCGCAACCTGTCAGCGCACACCCGTTGCCCAGCACGGTGATTGA
- a CDS encoding lipocalin-like domain-containing protein, whose product MSLSHHAIHGGWQLESFTARDDDGGLRRPLGRHPRGLILYTADGWMSAQLAPDPAGHDVEIAEYLAYGGRFQLDVPAATVRHDVVMSTMPELLARPQLRHYRIEGDVLTLSAGMTGDDGVATHSTLIWRR is encoded by the coding sequence ATGTCCCTATCGCACCACGCCATTCACGGCGGTTGGCAGCTGGAATCGTTCACCGCACGCGATGACGACGGCGGGCTCCGTCGCCCGCTGGGCCGGCACCCGCGGGGGCTGATCCTCTACACCGCCGACGGCTGGATGTCGGCACAGTTGGCGCCGGATCCCGCCGGCCATGACGTGGAGATCGCCGAGTACCTCGCCTACGGCGGCAGATTCCAGCTGGACGTACCGGCAGCCACGGTCCGCCACGACGTCGTCATGTCCACGATGCCCGAACTGCTGGCCCGGCCGCAGCTGCGGCACTATCGGATCGAGGGCGACGTGCTGACGCTGTCGGCCGGCATGACCGGCGATGACGGCGTCGCCACCCACAGCACCCTGATCTGGAGGCGGTGA
- a CDS encoding SDR family oxidoreductase: protein MDAVRGRAIVVTGAARGIGFATARALLERGARVIIGDRDVPALETAVTALADAGRVFGHPLDVSDVESFTGFLDRARADAGGAIDVLINNAGVMPVGPFLEQSEQAMRAAIEVNFYGVLNGCRLVLPEMAARGHGHIINIASLAGVVAVPGQVVYAGTKFAVVGLSTALADEFASRGVQVSVVMPPFTRTELIAGTKATGASRPVEPAVIAAAIVRTLSKPKTHVAVPYPMRFVSPILAMLGPRSRRRLHAAMGSDRLFLDFDEKSRRSYARRAESATGMVSGGSES, encoded by the coding sequence GTGGATGCAGTTCGTGGTAGGGCCATCGTCGTCACCGGCGCGGCCCGCGGCATCGGGTTCGCCACCGCCCGGGCCCTGCTGGAGCGCGGCGCCCGGGTGATCATCGGCGACCGCGATGTCCCGGCGTTGGAAACGGCGGTGACCGCGTTGGCCGACGCGGGCCGGGTTTTCGGGCATCCGCTGGACGTCAGCGATGTTGAATCGTTCACCGGATTCCTGGACCGGGCCCGTGCCGATGCGGGTGGAGCGATCGACGTCCTGATCAACAACGCCGGGGTGATGCCGGTCGGGCCGTTCCTGGAGCAGTCGGAGCAGGCCATGCGCGCCGCGATCGAGGTGAACTTCTACGGCGTGCTCAACGGTTGCCGGTTGGTGTTGCCCGAGATGGCGGCCCGCGGCCACGGCCACATCATCAACATCGCCTCGCTGGCCGGCGTGGTCGCGGTGCCCGGGCAGGTGGTCTACGCGGGCACCAAGTTTGCGGTGGTGGGCCTCTCCACGGCACTGGCCGACGAGTTCGCGTCGCGGGGAGTCCAGGTCAGCGTGGTGATGCCGCCGTTCACCCGGACCGAGTTGATCGCCGGCACCAAGGCCACCGGCGCCAGCCGGCCCGTCGAGCCCGCGGTGATCGCGGCCGCGATCGTCCGAACCTTGAGCAAACCGAAAACCCATGTGGCCGTGCCCTATCCGATGCGTTTCGTCTCACCGATTCTGGCGATGCTCGGGCCCCGGAGTCGACGACGGCTGCACGCGGCGATGGGATCGGACCGGCTGTTCCTGGACTTCGACGAGAAGTCCCGGCGCTCCTACGCCCGGCGCGCGGAGTCGGCCACCGGGATGGTTTCCGGTGGCAGCGAATCCTAG